In one Melopsittacus undulatus isolate bMelUnd1 chromosome 4, bMelUnd1.mat.Z, whole genome shotgun sequence genomic region, the following are encoded:
- the RPL27A gene encoding large ribosomal subunit protein uL15: MMLPRIVTLVWQVVKYIVFIFPLLPMFNKVTNLASVPKLCLSPYFRYRPQGAHAVAVTSSCTRRSLPATCGHSQGRSSELRPFRGQSGGSPGAQPITKLLGCSTFRDHLQTQTLRDQPPQTLWVPRISHPTPGTSAKSRESSVPLPFLRRFSPFSRAPPLLFAVSHGRKMPSRLRKTRKLRGHVSHGHGRVGKHRKHPGGRGNAGGMHHHRINFDKYHPGYFGKVGMRHYHLKRNQKFCPTVNLDKLWTLVSEQTRLNYAKNEAGLAPVIDVVRSGYYKVLGKGKLPKQPVIVKAKFFSRRAEEKIKEVGGACVLVA; this comes from the exons ATGATGCTTCCAAGAATTGTTACTCTAGTGTGGCAGGTAGTTAAGTACATAGTATTTATTTTCCCGTTGTTACCGATGTTTAATAAAGTTACCAATCTTGCAAGTGTTCCCAAACTCTGCTTAAGTCCCTACTTTCGCTACAGACCACAGGGAGCACACGCTGTGGCTGTAACAAGCAGCTGTACCCGGCGCAGCCTGCCCGCTACCTGTGGCCACTCGCAGGGCCGCTCTTCAGAGCTGCGCCCGTTCCGTGGGCAGAGCGGCGGCAGCCCCGGGGCACAGCCCATCACCAAGCTTCTAGGCTGCTCTACCTTCAGAGACCACCTCCAGACCCAGACCCTCCGAGATCAGCCGCCCCAAACGTTATGGGTCCCACGGATCTCCCACCCCACCCCAGGCACCTCAGCGAAGTCTCGCGAGAGCTCGGTTCCACTTCCGTTCTTGCGGCGCTTTTCTCCGTTCTCGCGAGCACCGCCCCTTCTCTTTGCTGTCTCGCACGGCAGGAAGATG CCTTCCAGGCTAAGGAAGACCCGGAAGCTGAGGGGACATGTTAGCCACGGCCACGGCCGCGTTG gcaAACATAGGAAACATCCTGGAGGACGTGGTAATGCTGGTGGTATGCACCACCACAGGATTAACTTTGACAAATA TCACCCTGGTTACTTTGGAAAAGTAGGCATGAGGCACTATCACTTGAAGAGAAACCAAAAGTTCTGTCCTACTGTCAATTTGGATAAACTATGGACACTGGTTAGTGAACAGACAAGGCTCAATTATGCCAAAAATGAGGCTGGACTGGCCCCAGTCATTGATGTTGTGCGCTCG GGCTACTACAAAGTCCTGGGCAAAGGGAAGCTGCCCAAGCAGCCTGTGATTGTAAAAGCAAAGTTCTTCAGTagaagagcagaggagaagATCAAAGAAGTTGGTGGTGCCTGTGTGCTTGTTGCATAA